A window from Flavobacterium gyeonganense encodes these proteins:
- a CDS encoding aromatic hydrocarbon degradation protein: MKNRIIFLSCFILMYASSFSQSISSSPYSLYGLGSLYDADYGAIPAIGSSGIALPSDVFINNLNPASLGYLPLNHFMFEVGGKAINTTFQSSSKTEKRNNFQFSHIAFAFAVNKKSAFSVSLRPYSSATFKISEFKLPVENSSEYYILNADGSGGLNNFDISYGYRISKKLSAGFTGNVLFGNTTDERSYTISNSITSINKKTDYSGVRATLGVQYKIDSTLTIASTFKAPAKIKASKVQSVETISSSSQSVIESDAVSDTDDFYMPLEIGFGVSKRFKNNLNMTLDYEKSLWNDTNQSELFGDFVNQDRFALGFTYRRNKNLRSYWDGVQYGAGVNFDTGYLEVDGKRVNNAAISIGVSLPVDNTFSALHISYSYGQKGKIGDGLIKENYHKLSLNLSLDGIWFVKRKIE, from the coding sequence ATGAAAAATAGAATAATCTTTTTAAGTTGCTTCATTTTAATGTATGCATCTTCTTTTTCGCAAAGTATTTCGAGTTCTCCTTATTCATTGTACGGTTTAGGGAGTTTATATGATGCAGACTATGGGGCTATTCCTGCTATTGGCTCCTCGGGAATTGCATTACCATCAGATGTTTTTATCAATAATCTGAATCCGGCTTCATTAGGTTATCTACCCCTAAATCATTTTATGTTTGAAGTAGGAGGGAAGGCTATTAATACAACTTTTCAAAGCAGTTCTAAAACTGAAAAACGCAATAATTTTCAGTTTTCACATATTGCTTTTGCTTTTGCAGTCAATAAAAAATCTGCTTTTAGTGTTAGTTTGCGACCTTATTCGAGTGCAACATTCAAAATTTCAGAATTTAAATTGCCTGTAGAAAACAGTTCAGAGTATTACATTTTAAACGCTGATGGATCCGGGGGATTAAATAATTTTGATATTTCATACGGATATCGTATCAGTAAAAAATTATCAGCCGGGTTTACAGGAAATGTTCTTTTCGGAAATACTACTGATGAAAGAAGTTATACTATCTCAAACTCAATAACGTCGATTAATAAAAAAACAGATTATAGCGGTGTACGTGCAACTTTAGGAGTTCAGTATAAAATTGATTCGACTCTTACTATTGCATCTACTTTTAAGGCACCTGCCAAAATTAAGGCATCAAAAGTGCAGTCTGTAGAAACTATAAGCAGTTCAAGCCAAAGTGTTATAGAATCAGATGCGGTATCAGATACAGATGATTTTTATATGCCTTTGGAAATAGGTTTTGGAGTTAGTAAACGTTTCAAGAATAATCTGAATATGACCCTTGATTATGAAAAAAGCTTATGGAATGATACCAATCAATCTGAATTATTTGGTGATTTTGTAAATCAGGACCGCTTTGCTTTAGGTTTTACTTATCGAAGAAATAAAAATTTACGAAGCTATTGGGATGGGGTTCAGTATGGGGCAGGAGTAAATTTTGATACTGGTTACTTGGAAGTTGATGGAAAGAGAGTTAATAATGCTGCAATTTCTATTGGAGTTTCTTTACCCGTAGACAACACTTTTTCTGCTCTTCATATTTCTTACTCTTACGGTCAGAAAGGCAAAATTGGAGATGGTCTGATAAAGGAAAACTACCATAAACTATCACTCAATTTATCATTGGACGGAATCTGGTTCGTCAAGCGAAAAATTGAATAA
- the murI gene encoding glutamate racemase — MTNNNPIGVFDSGIGGTSIWSAIHKLLPNEKTIYLADSKNAPYGQKTKEEIVALSKKNVDFLIENNCKLIVVACNTATTNAIQELRADYDIPFIGIEPAIKPAAHNSKTQVIGILATKGTLNSELFNKTAEMFHDTKIIEQVGYGLVQLIEEGNLNSPEMTMLLESYLQPMIEANIDYLVLGCSHYPYLIPQIKKILPEHIQIIDSGEAVARQTKNVLREKVGFSDAEQIEPIFYINSNPAVLKSILDHKYNVIERDF; from the coding sequence ATGACAAACAACAATCCTATAGGTGTTTTTGATTCCGGAATTGGAGGGACTTCAATATGGAGTGCCATTCACAAATTACTTCCAAATGAAAAAACAATTTATTTAGCAGACAGTAAAAATGCTCCTTATGGTCAAAAAACTAAAGAAGAAATTGTTGCTTTAAGTAAAAAAAATGTCGATTTTTTAATTGAAAACAACTGCAAATTAATTGTAGTTGCCTGTAATACTGCTACTACAAATGCAATCCAGGAACTTCGTGCAGATTACGACATTCCGTTTATAGGAATCGAACCGGCAATAAAACCAGCTGCACATAATTCAAAAACCCAGGTAATAGGCATATTAGCTACTAAAGGCACCCTGAATAGTGAGTTATTTAATAAGACTGCCGAAATGTTTCATGACACAAAAATCATCGAACAGGTAGGTTACGGACTGGTTCAGCTTATTGAAGAAGGCAATCTCAATTCACCGGAAATGACTATGTTATTAGAATCTTATTTACAGCCTATGATTGAGGCTAATATTGATTATCTTGTTTTGGGCTGCAGCCATTATCCGTATTTGATTCCGCAGATTAAAAAAATATTGCCGGAACATATTCAAATTATAGATTCCGGAGAAGCAGTGGCCAGACAAACGAAAAACGTACTGCGTGAAAAAGTAGGTTTTTCAGATGCCGAACAAATCGAACCTATATTTTATATCAACTCAAATCCTGCCGTTCTTAAATCAATTTTAGATCATAAATACAACGTCATCGAAAGAGATTTTTAG
- a CDS encoding OmpH family outer membrane protein, producing MRKQFLFIFLALIVANTSEAQTRSTRIGYIDMEYILENVSDYKEAKSQLDLKATKWKQEIETKKLEINKLKENLKTEKALLTKELIEERETEIKFLENEMLEYQQKQFGVDGNLMHQKAALAKPIQDQVFTAVQDIAEAKNYDFIFDKSSDLTMLFSAKRFDISDQVIRILNRTEKRQQLNKKQLKEQEAKENLENEIDENPAMADRQKALDARKAAREKLVADRKLEQEAKRKEYEDKRNAIAAEKAAKKNGTVSETAKPAEATKTETKAPTIETPATEPAVNKAEERQKLYEQRKKELEEKKKKILEEREAAKKAKEAETEKSNTTNN from the coding sequence ATGAGAAAACAATTTTTATTTATATTTTTAGCCTTGATTGTAGCAAATACAAGTGAGGCACAGACAAGGTCGACCAGAATTGGCTACATCGACATGGAATATATTTTAGAAAATGTTTCTGATTACAAAGAGGCCAAATCTCAGTTAGATTTAAAAGCTACTAAATGGAAGCAGGAAATCGAAACCAAAAAGTTAGAAATAAATAAATTAAAGGAAAACCTTAAAACTGAAAAGGCTCTCCTTACAAAAGAGCTTATTGAGGAAAGAGAAACAGAAATTAAGTTCCTTGAAAATGAGATGCTGGAATACCAGCAGAAACAATTTGGAGTTGACGGAAATTTGATGCATCAAAAAGCAGCTTTGGCAAAACCGATACAAGATCAGGTTTTTACTGCTGTACAAGACATAGCAGAAGCCAAAAACTATGATTTTATTTTTGATAAATCATCTGATTTAACTATGCTTTTTTCGGCTAAAAGATTTGACATAAGTGATCAGGTTATCCGTATCCTAAACAGAACAGAAAAGAGACAGCAACTCAATAAAAAGCAGTTAAAAGAACAAGAGGCCAAGGAAAATCTTGAAAACGAGATTGACGAAAATCCGGCTATGGCAGACAGGCAAAAAGCACTTGATGCAAGAAAGGCAGCAAGAGAAAAATTAGTTGCCGATAGAAAATTAGAACAGGAAGCTAAACGAAAAGAATACGAAGATAAAAGAAATGCTATAGCCGCTGAAAAAGCAGCCAAAAAAAATGGCACGGTTTCTGAAACTGCAAAACCAGCTGAAGCTACAAAAACTGAGACAAAAGCTCCAACTATAGAAACTCCAGCAACTGAACCTGCAGTTAATAAAGCCGAAGAAAGACAAAAACTTTATGAACAGCGTAAAAAAGAGTTAGAAGAAAAAAAGAAGAAAATTTTAGAAGAAAGAGAAGCGGCTAAAAAAGCTAAGGAAGCCGAAACAGAAAAATCAAATACGACCAATAATTAA
- a CDS encoding BamA/OMP85 family outer membrane protein: protein MRLSLVIKKENVDLEKPVNKLNNILVLQNRIQIVLTLLLLGSFSQIKAQERIPFDQGKKYILAKVSVVGKISFNEQTVVTFSGLQKGQEITVPGEEISGAIKKLGKLGLFDEIAFYVNKVENDSIYLDLNIVELPKLNEVKFVGIKKSKVEGLIKDNNLTKSKIVNENLITTTKNYIENKYKKEGFYNTKVTITTTPDTTAGNHVNMLVRVDKGDKVKISSIDFIGNKQLTDTQLRRAMKDTKQKNVLRVLKASKFIPEKYKTDLEKVIAAYKEKGYRDARIIYDSVTYNKKKNMLAIKINLEEGNKYYFGNIKFLGNTVYSDQQLNRYLGIKKGETYNGVMLEKRIADKTKPDGEDITNLYQNNGYLFSNINAVETRTVNDTIDFEIRITEGPIAYFNKISVVGNDKTNDHVIYRELRTKPGEKYSKELLVRTIREIGQLGFFDPEAIDPKFKNVDAAAGTVDIEYNLVEKGSSQVELQGGYGGGGFIGTLGLSFNNFSARNMFKKEAYKPLPMGDGQKVSLRLQGSTYFQTYSVSFSEPWFGGKKPVQFSSSISYSKQFNYSYGRNVNKDQSFNIFTVQVGLAKRLTVPDDYFVLSQSVSYQHYDLNNYFTGLFTFGNGASRNLAYTVGLTRSNKGLNPIFPTYGSEFSVSAKVTPPYSLFNGVDYSKLGEKEENKAKSTTTYIGSDQIVVNPGDYIDSNQNKVSTYQEAAADPAKVDQEKYNWLEYYKIKFRADWYNKVYGKLVLRTLTEFGFMGAYNQDRGIVPFERFYLGGDGMANYSMDGRETIGLRGYENNSLTPINSAGQQVGATIYNKFSMELRYPITLKPSASIYALTFLEAGASYNGFKNYNPFDLYRSAGFGLRVFMPAFGLLGIDFGYGFDPQRGETKAHGQEIHFIIGQQF, encoded by the coding sequence ATGAGGCTATCATTAGTTATCAAAAAAGAGAACGTAGATTTGGAAAAACCAGTGAACAAATTAAATAATATTTTAGTGTTGCAAAATAGAATACAAATAGTACTTACCCTACTTCTTTTGGGTAGTTTTTCTCAAATCAAAGCACAAGAAAGAATTCCTTTTGACCAGGGGAAAAAATACATTCTTGCAAAAGTTTCTGTTGTTGGTAAAATAAGCTTCAATGAACAAACTGTTGTAACATTTTCAGGCTTACAAAAAGGTCAGGAAATTACTGTCCCGGGTGAAGAAATTAGCGGGGCAATTAAGAAATTAGGAAAGCTTGGTCTTTTTGATGAAATTGCTTTTTATGTAAATAAAGTTGAAAATGACAGCATTTATTTAGACTTAAATATAGTAGAACTTCCTAAATTAAACGAAGTAAAATTTGTTGGCATTAAGAAAAGTAAAGTTGAAGGGTTAATAAAAGACAATAACCTGACGAAAAGTAAGATCGTAAACGAAAATCTAATCACTACAACAAAAAACTACATCGAAAACAAATACAAAAAAGAAGGTTTTTACAACACCAAAGTTACCATTACAACCACTCCAGATACTACTGCAGGAAACCATGTAAACATGCTTGTCCGCGTGGATAAGGGAGACAAAGTAAAAATAAGCAGCATTGACTTTATAGGGAACAAACAACTAACTGACACCCAATTGAGAAGAGCCATGAAAGACACCAAACAAAAAAACGTACTCCGTGTCCTGAAAGCTTCGAAATTTATTCCTGAAAAATACAAAACCGACTTAGAGAAAGTTATTGCCGCCTATAAAGAAAAAGGATATCGTGATGCCCGTATTATATATGACTCAGTCACTTATAATAAGAAAAAAAACATGTTGGCCATCAAAATTAACCTGGAAGAAGGAAACAAATACTACTTTGGAAATATTAAATTTTTAGGGAATACGGTTTATTCAGATCAACAGCTAAATCGTTATTTAGGAATAAAAAAGGGAGAAACTTATAATGGTGTAATGCTTGAAAAACGTATTGCAGACAAAACTAAACCTGACGGCGAAGATATTACAAACCTTTACCAAAATAATGGTTATTTATTTTCTAACATTAATGCCGTAGAAACAAGAACCGTAAATGACACTATTGACTTTGAAATTAGAATAACTGAAGGTCCAATTGCTTATTTTAACAAAATATCAGTAGTAGGAAATGATAAAACCAATGATCATGTTATCTATCGTGAATTAAGAACTAAACCAGGTGAAAAATATAGCAAAGAATTATTGGTGAGAACTATTCGTGAGATTGGACAATTAGGGTTTTTCGATCCTGAAGCGATTGATCCTAAATTTAAAAATGTAGATGCTGCAGCCGGAACAGTAGACATCGAATACAATTTAGTTGAAAAAGGTTCGAGCCAGGTAGAATTACAAGGTGGATATGGCGGCGGAGGCTTCATAGGAACTTTAGGATTATCTTTCAATAATTTTTCGGCAAGGAACATGTTTAAAAAAGAAGCCTACAAACCACTACCTATGGGTGATGGTCAAAAAGTATCCCTGCGTTTACAAGGAAGTACCTATTTCCAAACATATAGCGTGTCATTCTCTGAGCCTTGGTTTGGAGGTAAAAAACCGGTACAATTTAGTTCGTCTATTTCATATAGTAAACAATTTAATTACAGTTATGGACGAAATGTAAATAAAGATCAAAGCTTTAATATTTTTACGGTACAAGTTGGACTTGCTAAAAGATTAACTGTTCCTGATGATTATTTCGTGTTATCTCAGTCTGTAAGTTACCAGCATTATGATTTGAATAATTATTTTACCGGATTATTTACCTTTGGAAACGGTGCGTCCAGAAACTTAGCTTATACGGTTGGATTAACCAGAAGCAACAAAGGTCTTAACCCAATATTCCCAACTTACGGTTCTGAATTTAGTGTTTCTGCAAAAGTAACACCTCCATATTCATTATTTAATGGGGTTGATTATTCAAAACTAGGAGAGAAAGAAGAAAATAAAGCAAAATCAACAACCACTTATATAGGTAGTGATCAAATAGTTGTAAATCCTGGCGATTATATAGATAGTAATCAAAATAAAGTAAGTACTTATCAGGAAGCTGCAGCAGATCCTGCTAAAGTAGATCAGGAAAAATACAACTGGCTTGAATATTATAAAATTAAATTTAGAGCAGACTGGTATAATAAAGTATATGGAAAATTAGTTTTAAGAACATTAACCGAATTTGGTTTCATGGGTGCTTACAATCAGGATAGAGGAATTGTTCCTTTTGAACGTTTTTATTTAGGTGGAGATGGTATGGCGAACTACTCTATGGACGGAAGAGAAACCATTGGATTAAGAGGATATGAGAATAACTCTTTAACTCCTATAAATAGTGCAGGGCAGCAGGTTGGAGCAACCATTTATAACAAATTCTCCATGGAATTGCGTTATCCAATTACCCTTAAACCATCGGCATCTATTTATGCACTTACGTTTTTAGAAGCAGGTGCATCTTATAACGGGTTTAAAAATTATAACCCTTTCGATCTTTATCGTTCTGCTGGTTTTGGTTTACGTGTATTCATGCCTGCATTTGGTTTATTGGGTATTGATTTTGGTTATGGATTTGATCCTCAGCGAGGCGAAACCAAAGCACATGGCCAGGAAATACACTTTATTATTGGACAGCAATTTTAA
- a CDS encoding isoprenyl transferase produces MNLLESIDKKNLPKHLAIIMDGNGRWAKQQGFLRAFGHENGTKSVKETIKTCAKLGIEYLTLYAFSTENWNRPKLEVQALMKILINSLRKELVTLQENNIRLNAIGNLDRLPKSAQKELLDVIEKTKNNTHLTLTLALSYGSREELVNAVRLISDKVKNNIISLDSIDDSIINEHLYTQNLPDVDLLIRTSGEHRISNFLLWQIAYSELYFTDVLWPDFKEQNLYEAIISYQKRERRFGKTSEQIK; encoded by the coding sequence ATGAATTTATTAGAATCTATAGATAAGAAAAATTTACCTAAACATCTTGCCATTATTATGGACGGGAATGGGCGTTGGGCAAAACAACAAGGCTTTCTTCGCGCTTTTGGACATGAAAATGGCACCAAATCAGTTAAAGAAACCATTAAAACTTGCGCTAAACTTGGCATTGAGTACCTAACGTTGTATGCTTTTTCTACAGAAAACTGGAATCGCCCTAAATTAGAGGTTCAGGCATTAATGAAAATTCTTATAAATTCATTAAGAAAAGAGCTTGTTACTTTACAGGAAAATAACATCAGACTGAATGCAATTGGAAATCTTGACAGACTGCCGAAATCTGCTCAAAAAGAGTTGTTGGATGTTATCGAAAAAACAAAAAACAACACTCATTTAACGCTGACACTGGCCTTAAGTTACGGATCCAGAGAAGAATTGGTGAACGCTGTCAGGCTCATCAGTGATAAAGTTAAAAATAATATAATTTCATTAGACAGTATTGACGATTCAATTATAAATGAGCATCTTTACACGCAAAATTTACCTGACGTAGATTTATTAATACGAACAAGTGGAGAACACAGAATAAGTAATTTCCTGCTCTGGCAAATAGCCTATTCAGAATTATATTTTACTGATGTGCTCTGGCCTGACTTTAAAGAACAAAATTTATATGAGGCTATCATTAGTTATCAAAAAAGAGAACGTAGATTTGGAAAAACCAGTGAACAAATTAAATAA
- a CDS encoding NAD kinase, which yields MKVAIYGQYYQNSTEPIIKDIFVFFNNNNVEMVIEENFLKILYEKQLIKKEYKTFSGKTKLDNSFEMLLSIGGDGTILRAASLVRNSGVPILGINAGRLGFLATVPKDSIDGFLQFVIDRNYTISERTLLSLTCEPKNEAIEDDLNFAMNEVTVSRKDTTSMITVETYLNNEYLNSYWADGLILSTPTGSTGYSLSCGGPILTPDVKSLVVTPIAPHNLNARPLVIPDDTEIKLRVSGREDQYLVSLDSRIASIKNESVLTIKKTDFKIKMVEIPGETFLKTLRKKLLWGEDKRN from the coding sequence ATGAAAGTAGCCATTTACGGACAGTATTACCAAAACAGTACCGAACCTATTATCAAAGACATTTTTGTGTTTTTTAACAACAATAATGTCGAAATGGTCATTGAAGAAAACTTTCTGAAAATACTTTATGAGAAACAATTAATTAAAAAAGAATATAAAACTTTCTCGGGAAAAACAAAACTTGACAACAGTTTTGAAATGCTCCTTAGTATCGGAGGCGACGGAACTATTTTAAGAGCTGCTAGTTTAGTTCGTAATTCAGGTGTACCCATTTTAGGAATCAATGCCGGAAGATTAGGTTTTCTTGCAACTGTTCCAAAAGATAGTATCGATGGTTTTTTACAGTTTGTAATTGACAGGAACTATACCATCTCAGAAAGAACTTTATTAAGCCTGACTTGCGAGCCGAAAAATGAGGCTATCGAAGACGATTTAAATTTTGCAATGAATGAAGTTACAGTTAGCAGGAAAGATACCACTTCAATGATTACTGTTGAAACTTATTTAAATAATGAATACCTGAACTCATATTGGGCTGACGGACTTATTCTTTCTACTCCAACAGGCTCTACAGGATATTCATTAAGCTGTGGGGGACCAATATTAACTCCTGATGTAAAAAGTTTAGTAGTTACCCCTATTGCACCTCATAATCTGAATGCAAGGCCATTAGTTATACCTGATGATACTGAAATAAAGCTTCGTGTTTCGGGAAGAGAGGACCAATATTTAGTATCACTAGATTCCCGAATTGCGTCTATCAAAAACGAATCGGTTCTAACCATAAAAAAAACAGATTTTAAAATCAAAATGGTAGAAATTCCGGGTGAAACTTTCTTAAAAACACTTAGAAAAAAATTGCTTTGGGGAGAAGATAAAAGGAATTAA
- a CDS encoding CBS domain-containing protein, whose product MTEITNYITNDFRAIDSQETIASVQDFFADLSFSHFPVVENEIFIGSIASDDIETFDTNKKIIDYKYTLERFFARKSMIWLDVLEIFAKNHTNVIPVLDENNSYIGYYEMEDIMKFFQETPFLKEQGGIIIVQKGLLDYSMAQVAQIVESNNGKILGCFISEADLENVHITVKIGVGPMNEIIQTFRRYNYEIISEHQEDTYINSLKERSDYLDKYLNI is encoded by the coding sequence ATGACAGAAATCACCAACTATATCACCAACGATTTTAGAGCAATCGACAGTCAGGAAACGATAGCATCTGTTCAGGACTTTTTTGCTGATTTAAGTTTTTCTCATTTTCCTGTTGTGGAAAACGAGATTTTCATTGGAAGCATTGCTTCTGATGATATTGAAACATTTGATACGAATAAGAAAATAATTGATTACAAATACACATTAGAACGTTTTTTTGCCAGAAAATCAATGATTTGGCTCGACGTTCTAGAAATTTTTGCCAAAAACCATACGAACGTAATTCCAGTTCTTGACGAAAACAATTCTTATATTGGATATTATGAAATGGAAGATATAATGAAATTTTTTCAGGAAACTCCATTTTTAAAAGAACAGGGCGGTATTATTATTGTTCAAAAAGGACTTTTAGATTATTCTATGGCACAGGTAGCCCAAATCGTAGAGAGCAATAATGGTAAAATTCTGGGCTGTTTTATATCTGAAGCCGATTTAGAAAATGTTCACATTACAGTAAAAATTGGTGTTGGACCAATGAATGAAATTATCCAGACCTTCAGAAGATACAATTACGAAATTATATCAGAGCATCAGGAAGATACTTACATTAACAGCCTAAAAGAACGTTCTGATTATTTAGACAAATACCTTAATATATAA
- a CDS encoding pyridoxine 5'-phosphate synthase yields the protein MTKLSVNINKIATLRNARGGNVPDLLKVAADIEKFGGQGITIHPRPDERHIRYQDARDLKAIVTTEYNIEGNPQHNFIDLVLECKPDQVTLVPDAVGAITSSAGWDTINNQAYLTEVIQEFQRNGIRTSIFVDPVLEMIEGAKKTGTDRIELYTEAFAHQYDLGNKNGIDPYVKAAELANELGLGINAGHDLSLENIQFFKQNIPGLLEVSIGHALISEALYLGLDNVVNMYLNKLK from the coding sequence ATGACGAAATTAAGTGTAAATATCAATAAAATAGCAACTTTACGTAATGCCCGTGGAGGAAATGTTCCTGATTTATTAAAAGTAGCCGCCGATATTGAAAAATTTGGGGGTCAGGGGATTACAATTCACCCGCGTCCGGATGAACGCCATATCCGTTATCAGGATGCCCGCGATTTAAAAGCGATTGTTACTACCGAATATAATATTGAAGGTAATCCTCAGCATAATTTTATTGATTTGGTTTTAGAATGCAAACCAGACCAGGTAACTCTGGTTCCCGATGCAGTTGGTGCTATTACCTCTTCTGCCGGCTGGGATACTATAAATAATCAGGCTTATTTAACGGAAGTTATTCAGGAATTTCAACGTAACGGAATCAGGACTTCTATTTTTGTTGATCCGGTTTTAGAAATGATCGAAGGAGCAAAAAAAACAGGAACTGACAGAATTGAATTATACACGGAGGCTTTTGCTCACCAATACGATTTAGGAAATAAAAACGGAATTGATCCTTACGTCAAAGCGGCCGAATTAGCAAATGAATTAGGTTTGGGAATTAATGCCGGACATGATTTAAGTCTGGAGAATATTCAGTTTTTCAAGCAAAATATCCCGGGATTATTAGAGGTTTCTATTGGTCACGCCTTAATTTCAGAAGCGCTTTATCTTGGTTTGGATAACGTGGTGAATATGTATTTAAATAAATTGAAGTAA